One Ostrea edulis chromosome 2, xbOstEdul1.1, whole genome shotgun sequence genomic region harbors:
- the LOC125679104 gene encoding PDZ domain-containing protein 8-like yields the protein MLVTAILCSFILGVVFTLIIQFLFIKYQLNHTPEEEIKHKPQFTDFKLPKDLLVALKEALKKDQRESCLALNLIISFLFRELKDKKIIRRWVIKKMNTEFAELMQKTAGRILEQISVQEFNLGPSFPVIKSVAVKDTKIENDAIDKLDIEVDLDYRGGFQLSLGIDLVLGKHVFLSVTVTNLQGRARLQFSHKPYSHWSFSFYEEPHIDFQVESKYGGRATPQLTSLIIKQIRRTIRKKHTLPNYKFRMKPFFTPPPSRVPQKDLFINGTKIGHGKLTVTIKCCSRLIDVPSDSILYCTLSIDSCPWLELLEKKKKVWIIQDVEIIKGNSESIGLIFKEEFLLDKYEDVVMVDCVTPGSPADQSDVRKGDILSLISNVKVTTSKQAAKLFKSAGERVSVRIERAKIKNHPPLDLQITEDNVSLKDLTQNDLTKTSESSEDFVNISINTHQGEKSSYTLPSPSSSPQKRVLDFVNTGLGKGKTLLRGRQKSNTIHEAPANLQPAGQISPKPIRRNVSDKNLSNLGTSPSGSSLNGGMDLKGRSQSDVSSAKSLESADIMMNEEPEDEDDNTDVIQTIEVPSCSDPVWNETFTFNVRADEKFLNVCVSCKIPEKTDKQNKTIKPSKVFAIGQVSLSLLDICLDCLMTLQGDTQQTVSLEPTEARAGASRNKFSSYSGHPGFDPSLCFGDITMEFSHSPNNLNDKDLKQLTRKLPEPVPINRKKEEKPVTVSKEGILGDAIKEIVKGKHDLMLTNFDAATYCNYCGKKIWFKQAFLCSLCEMKCHKKCAAKYQMETICTEHGPMKRSDPKAPWKPLMIRAEGEKVKTAERGTGILSKFKQKKTTSKPQSSLHKPSTPTQVLPYTLSPNISPTFGRRRNSAPNTDSLTNQSTAAHIADSTSVTQTHSAGSLQSFVTTLPKPQSDEFSIKSRSSVNSDYDTSDDSDLEMEDILSGMRKKQKGQNLDEMVVMAAKEMGKELYAELSLEERKAKLDAMVSKLQREIDEESENKNELTKAEEETIDQAQKELLRHQIAKSDEKVEAMMMMMLHYCAGLQYCLDQEQEEKQRRAGTKSSSASYDKQPVEEIKSSESNSPKSLIREENQISCPAISVEVASSPEENVEDFALFPEREDDVVHVGVVDDLMQVEDASHLMQDPSRSDRKQEEETLKATNMEGKHRLLSSYNDQSTSFKQPEVYMDEEDILADVINTVTEIIEKSEGETDSSDSEDAAQVDETHSIN from the exons ATGGGTAATCAAGAAAATGAACACAGAATTTGCAGAGCTCATGCAGAAAACAGCTGGCAGAATTTTGGAACAAATATCA GTTCAGGAATTCAATTTAGGACCATCCTTTCCTGTCATAAAGTCTGTAGCAGTCAAAGATACTAAAATAGAAAATGATGCAATAGAT AAATTAGATATAGAAGTTGACCTAGATTATCGGGGAGGGTTCCAGTTGTCTTTAGGAATCGACCTAGTTCTGGGAAAGCATGTGTTTCTGTCTGTCACGGTCACAAACCTTCAGGGGAGGGCCAGGCTGCAGTTCTCACACAAACCCTACAGTCACTGGTCCTTCTCCTTCTACGAGGAGCCGCATATTGATTTCCAAGTGGAGTCAAAGTATGGAGGGAGGGCAACTCCACAACTGACTTCCCTGATTATTAAACAG ATTAGAAGAACCATTCGGAAGAAGCACACACTGCCTAACTACAAGTTCAGGATGAAGCCATTCTTTACGCCCCCACCATCCAGAGTTCCACAGAAAGATCTCTTCATAAATGGCACCAAAATAGGTCATGGGAAGCTAACTGTGACGATTAAATGCTGTTCACGCTTGATTGATGTTCCATCAGATTCCATTCTCTACTGCACATTATCAATTG atAGCTGCCCATGGCTTGAGTTGCTGGAAAAGAAGAAGAAGGTGTGGATAATTCAAGATGTGGAGATCATAAAAGGCAACTCGGAATCTATAGGACTTATATTTAAGGAG GAATTTTTATTGGATAAATATGAGGATGTTGTTATGGTGGACTGTGTAACTCCAGGCTCTCCTGCTGACCAATCAGACGTCAGAAAG GGAGATATTTTGTCCCTTATCAGCAATGTTAAAGTGACAACTTCAAAGCAAGCTGCAAAATTATTCAAAAGTGCTGGAGAAAG GGTTTCAGTGAGGATAGAAAGAGCAAAGATAAAAAACCACCCCCCTCTTGACCTTCAAATTACAGAGGATAATGTCAGTCTCAAG GATCTTACCCAGAATGACTTAACTAAAACATCCGAGAGTTCAGAAGATTTTGTCAACATCAGTATAAATACTCACCAAGGGGAAAAAAGTTCCTATACCTTACCATCCCCCTCCAGTAGTCCACAGAAAAGAGTTCTAGACTTTGTGAACACTGGCCTTGGAAAAGGGAAGACTCTTCTAAGAGGGAGACAGAAAAGTAACACCATACACGAAGCACCTGCTAACTTACAGCCAGCAGGACAAATTAGTCCTAAGCCAATCAGAAGGAATGTGTCAGACAAGAACCTGTCTAATCTTGGAACCTCACCCTCAGGATCATCCCTGAATGGGGGGATGGATCTCAAGGGGCGGAGTCAGAGTGATGTATCATCTGCAAAG TCTTTGGAATCAGCTGATATAATGATGAATGAAGAACCTGAAGATGAAGATGATAACACCGATGTCATTCAAACCATTGAGGTTCCCTCCTGCAGT GACCCTGTGTGGAATGAGACATTTACATTCAATGTTCGTGCTGATGAGAAGTTTCTGAATGTCTGTGTATCTTGTAAAATACCAGAAAAAACGGATAAACAGAACAAAACCATCAAACCATCTAAGGTCTTTGCCATAGGACAG GTCAGCCTCTCTCTGCTAGACATATGCCTGGACTGCTTGATGACATTACAGGGTGATACACAGCAAACTGTGTCCTTGGAACCTACAGAGGCTAGGGCGGGGGCCAG TCGGAACAAGTTTTCCTCCTACTCGGGACATCCAGGATTTGACCCCAGTCTGTGTTTTGGCGACATAACTATGGAATTTTCTCACAGTCCTAATAATCTCAATGACAAAGATCTCAAACAGTTAACAAGGAAACTCCCAGAACCAGTCCCAATAAACAGGAAGAAAGAGGAAAAACCAGTGACTGTCAGTAAGGAGGGAATCCTGGGAGATGCCATCAAAGA AATTGTGAAGGGAAAACATGACTTGATGCTTACAAACTTTGATGCAGCAACATACTGCAACTACTGTGGGAAGAAG ATCTGGTTTAAACAAGCATTTTTATGTAGCCTGTGTGAAATGAAGTGTCACAAGAAATGTGCAGCCAAATATCAAATGGAGACAATTTGCACTGA GCATGGGCCAATGAAGAGGTCAGATCCAAAGGCACCATGGAAACCACTGATGATCAGGGCAGAAGGAGAAAAAGTGAAAACTGCAGAGAGAGGCACAGGCATTCTGAGTAAATTTAAACAGAAAAAGACAA CATCAAAACCACAGTCCTCCCTTCACAAACCCTCCACCCCAACCCAGGTCCTTCCCTATACACTGTCTCCAAACATCAGCCCCACTTTTGGGCGAAGGCGCAATTCAGCACCCAACACAGACAGCCTGACCAATCAAAGCACTGCTGCACATATTGCTGATTCCACCTCAGTGACACAGACACATTCAGCTGGGTCACTTCAAAGCTTTGTCACAACTTTACCCAAGCCTCAGTCAGATGAGTTTAGCATCAAG AGTAGGAGTTCAGTGAATTCAGACTACGACACTTCGGATGATTCAGATTTAGAAATGGAGGATATTCTCAGTGGGATGAGAAAGAAGCAGAAGGGACAGAACTTGGATGAAATGGTGGTCATGGCTGCTAAAGAAATGGGGAAGGAATTGTATGCAGAATTGTCATTAGAGGAGAGGAAAGCTAAACTAGATGCCATG GTTTCCAAACTACAGAGGGAAATAGATGAAGAATCTGAAAACAAGAATGAATTAACAAAGGCAGAAGAAGAGACCATCGATCAAGCTCAGAAAGAATTGTTACGTCATCAgattgcaaaatctgatgagaAAGTGGAAGccatgatgatgatgatgttaCATTACTGTGCAGGACTTCAATATTGTCTGGATCAGGAACAAGAAGAAAAGCAGAGAAGAGCTGGTACTAAATCGTCATCTGCTAGCTATGATAAACAGCCTGTAGAGGAGATTAAGAGCAGCGAGTCTAATTCCCCAAAGAGTCTAATTAGGGAAGAAAATCAGATTAGTTGCCCTGCTATCTCGGTGGAAGTTGCCAGCTCTCCAGAGGAAAATGTGGAGGACTTTGCTCTGTTTCCTGAGAGAGAAGATGATGTGGTACACGTGGGGGTGGTGGATGATTTGATGCAAGTCGAAGATGCCTCACATTTGATGCAGGATCCTTCAAGATCTGATCGAAAGCAAGAGGAAGAGACATTAAAGGCAACAAATATGGAGGGTAAACATAGACTTTTATCTTCATACAATGATCAATCTACTTCCTTTAAACAGCCAGAGGTGTACATGGACGAGGAAGACATTTTAGCAGATGTTATTAATACTGTTACAGAAATCATTGAAAAATCTGAAGGGGAAACAGATTCAAGTGATTCAGAGGATGCTGCACAAGTTGATGAAACACATTCCAtcaattga